A window of Phragmites australis chromosome 2, lpPhrAust1.1, whole genome shotgun sequence genomic DNA:
CAATTGGAAAAACTGTTTTCTTCAGCAGGAAGTGTAATGACCATGTTACTGGCACGGTGGGTTGCAAATGGAGAAAACCCAATTTTCTCTTGCACATTCATTGCATGTTGTTTTGACgtatcaaccatgtcacagcctTCCCATGAAGTTACCTGACCTGCTGATGCGATGCAACAGCTTCTGTGACTTTGTTGATCCACCATCTTTCCCTGAGGAGCAAAGCTGTTGTTGCAGCTGTTCATAAATTTAACCAACACCTCTCACCTCTTTCTGTCTCTCACTGAACTCCAAATTCGCCAAAGCAAAAGCACACTTAGTCGCTGGTGATCCCTCTAAAAATTTGAAACCAAGTCAAGCCTCCAACCCTATCACAAACCATGGATATAATAGtgtaataattatttaattgaCAGTGCATTTGCAATTTTGCTACAGTGGCCTGGACCATTCATATGCACGGAATAAACAAGTACAGGGAGGGACAGGGGTGCGGTGTGTCCTGACCCAACCGGTGGCCTCGGATCCGGAGATTCTGCAGACACACATGAGTGGCACACCCTCACACTCCCACTTTACAATGTCAGCAGCTCAAAATCCTCTGCTTAATTCAGCTCAACTCCACCCCAGTTCTGCTTGATGCCACCAAATCGGCCATTTCTTGCTTGTTTCCTGCTCTTTTttgacctctctctctctgtctctctctgaCCTCTTTTTTTCTCCATGGACATATAAAATTGCACCCCTGGCCATGGCAtgcctctcttcttctccctctacTAAACCTGTTAGTGAGGCTTAAACCTCACCACCAATCCACCTACAAGGCTTGCAAAGTTGCAGGCCACTTTCCTGCGGTGCttagaacacaagcaagaacacagaTTTGCAAGTGACACCAGCAGCAGCTAATCCTACAGCATCAGCTCACCTCATCTCTTCATTAACGTGTTATTGAGTACGGTGTACACTCGAGTGCAGTTTGAATTGCGGTGGCAGCAATTGTGCGCAGTAGCTTGAGCTGCAGAGATGCCTCCTGGTACGAGCATTAGTAGTCGAAGCAGGTGGCGGAGGGCGTGCGCGGCGCCGCTGCTGCTGTGCGCGCTCGTCATGGCGTGCATGGGCTGCGCCCTCGCCGTGGACGCGCAGGGCGCCGAGCTGCTCGCGTGGAAGCGCACGCTGCGTGGCGGAGCGGAGGCCCTCGGGGACTGGAAGGAGTCGGACGCGTCGCCGTGCGGGTGGACGGGCGTGTCGTGCAATGCCGCGGGGCGCGTCACCGAACTGAGCCTGCAGTTTGTCGACCTGCACGGCGGCGTGCCGGCCGACCTGTCCGCCATGGGCGCCACGCTCGCGCGGCTGGTGCTCACCGGTACCAACCTGTCGGGTCCGATCCCGCCACAGCTCGTCGCGGACCTGCCGGCGCTGACGCACCTCGACCTCAGCAACAACACGCTCACGGGCCCGATGCCGGCGAGCCTGTGCCGGCCAGGGAGCAAGCTGGAGAGCCTGTACGTCAACTCCAACCGCCTCGAGGGCGCCATTCCGGACGCCATGGGCAACCTCACTGCGCTGCGCGAGctcatcatctacgacaaccagCTCGAGGGCACCATCCCGGCGTCCATCGGGCAGATGGCCAGCCTCGAGGTGctccgcggcggcggcaacaAGAACCTCCAGGGCGCGCTCCCTCAGGAGATCGGCAACTGCTCCAAGCTCACCATGCTCGGCCTCGCCGAAACCAGCATTTCCGGCCCGCTTCCGGCGAGCCTCGGCCAGCTCAAGAACCTCAGCACGCTGGCCATCTACACCGCGATGCTCTCCGGCCCgataccgccggagctcggccAATGCAGCAGCTTGGAAAACATCTACCTGTACGAGAACGCGCTCTCCGGGTCGATCCCGCCGCAGCTCGGTAAGCTCAGCAACCTCAAGAACCTGTTGCTGTGGCAGAATAACCTCGTCGGCGTCATCCCGCCGGAGCTGGGGGCGTGCGCGGGGCTCACCGTGCTGGACCTGTCCATGAACGGCCTCACCGGGCATATCCCGGCGTCGCTCGGGAACCTGACGTCGCTGCAGGAGCTGCAGCTCAGCGTGAACAAGGTGTCAGGCCCAATCCCGGCAGAGCTCGCGCGGTGCACCAACCTTACCGACCTCGAGCTCGACAACAACCAGATATCCGGCGGCATCCCAGCCGAGATCGGCAAGCTCACGGCGCTGCGGATGCTCTACCTCTGGGCCAACCAGCTCACGGGGAGCATCCCGCCGGAGATCGGCGGCTGCGCGAGCCTCGAGTCGCTCGACCTGTCGCAGAACGCGCTCACCGGACCCATCCCGAAGTCCCTGTTCTGGCTGCCGCGGTTGTCCAAGCTGCTGCTCATCGACGACACCCTCTCCGGCGAGATACCGCCGGACATCGGCAATTGCACGTCGCTCGTCCGGTTTCGGGCGAGCGGCAACCACCTCGCCGGCCCAATTCCTCCGGAGGTCGGTAAGCTTTCAAACCTCAGCTTCTTGGACCTCAGATCGAACAGGCTGTCAGGTGCCATCCCGGCGGAGATCGCCGGGTGCCGGAACCTCACGTTCGTCGACCTTCACGGCAATGCCATCACGGGCGTGTTGCCGCCGGGGCTGTTCCACGACATGCTATCGCTGCAATACCTTGACCTCTCGTACAACACCATCGGCGGCGCGATCCCATCGGACGTTGGCAAGCTCGGTTCGCTCACCAAGCTCATTCTTGGCGGGAACAGGCTCTCCGGTCAGATACCACCGGAGATCGGCTCGTGCTCACGGCTTCAGCTCCTGGACCTCGGCGGCAACTCGCTGTCCGGTGCGATACCGGCGAGCATCGGCAAGATTCCGGGGTTGGAGATTGCTCTCAACCTGAGCTGCAACGGCTTGTCCGGCGCAATACCCAAGGAGTTCGCAGGGCTCGCGCGGCTCGGCGTGGTCGACGTGTCGCACAACGAGCTCTCCGGCGATCTTCAGCCGCTGTCCGCGCTTCAGAACCTCGTTGCCCTCAACATCTCATTCAACAACTTCGCCGGCCGCGTGCCGGAGACGGCGTTCTTCGCGAAGCTGCCCACGAGCGACGTGGAAGGCAACCCAGCGCTGTGCCTCTCGCGGTGCCCTGGCGACGCCAGTGACcgcgagcgcgcggcacggcgcgCCGCTCGTGTCGCCACCGCTGTCCTGCTCTCCActctcgtcgtcctcctcgctGCCGCGGCGTTCGTCCTCCTTGGCCGGCGCAAACGCCCCGTGTTCGGCGGCGCGCGCCCCGACGAGGACAAGGACGCCGAGATGTTGCCGCCGTGGGACGTCACGCTGTACCAGAAGCTGGAAATCAGCGTGGGCGACGTGGCTCGCAGCCTCACGCCGGCGAACGTCATCGGGCAGGGCTGGTCCGGATCGGTGTATCGCGCGAGCGTCCCGTCCACAGGCGTCACCATCGCCGTCAAGAAGTTCCGGTCGTGCGACGAGGCGTCGGCCGAAGCGTTCGCCTGCGAGATCGGCGTCCTGCCCCGGGTGCGGCACCGCAACATCGTGCGGCTCCTGGGGTGGGCGGCCAACCGTCGGACGCGCCTCCTCTTCTACGACTACCTCCCGAACGGCACCCTCGGCGACCTGCTGCACAGCGGCGGCTCGACTGGCGCTGCCGTGGTGGAGTGGGAGGTGCGGCTCTCGATTGCCGTCGGCGTGGCCGAGGGCCTCGCGTACCTCCACCACGACTGCGTGCCGGCGATCCTCCACCGCGACGTCAAGGCCGACAACATCCTCCTCGGCGAGCGCTACGAGGCGTGCCTTGCCGACTTCGGCCTCGCCCGGGTCGCAGAGAACGGCGCCAACTCGTCTCCCCCGCCATTCGCCGGGTCGTACGGATACATCGCTCCCGGTAAGGCGTTTGCTTCCGCACAGTTTCCGTTGCTAGTTAAGCTCGTTACAAGTGGCGTCATCCTCCTCCATTGCACAGTAAACTGATGTTTGTGATTCGATCGCGATCTGTGCAGAGTACGGGTGCATGACCAAGATCACGACCAAGagcgacgtgtacagcttcggaGTGGTGCTACTGGAGGTAATCACCGGCCGGCGCCCGGTGGAGCCGGCATTCGGGGAGGGGCGAAGCGTGGTGCAGTGGGTGCGCGAGCACCTCCGCCAGAAGCGTGATCCGGCGGACGTGATCGACCCTCGGCTACAAGGCCGGCCGGACACACAGGTGCAAGAGATGTTGCAGGCTCTTGGGATCGCCCTGCTATGCGCCAGCACGCGTCCCGAGGACCGGCCGACCATGAAGGACGCGGCGGCACTTCTGCGTGGCCTCCGAAACGACGACGGCGCTGAGGCACGGAAGGTCAGTGGCGGGTCCGGGGCCAAACCGGACTCGGCAAAGTGGGCCGCCATCTCGCCGACGAAACCG
This region includes:
- the LOC133897219 gene encoding leucine-rich repeat receptor-like serine/threonine-protein kinase RGI4, producing MPPGTSISSRSRWRRACAAPLLLCALVMACMGCALAVDAQGAELLAWKRTLRGGAEALGDWKESDASPCGWTGVSCNAAGRVTELSLQFVDLHGGVPADLSAMGATLARLVLTGTNLSGPIPPQLVADLPALTHLDLSNNTLTGPMPASLCRPGSKLESLYVNSNRLEGAIPDAMGNLTALRELIIYDNQLEGTIPASIGQMASLEVLRGGGNKNLQGALPQEIGNCSKLTMLGLAETSISGPLPASLGQLKNLSTLAIYTAMLSGPIPPELGQCSSLENIYLYENALSGSIPPQLGKLSNLKNLLLWQNNLVGVIPPELGACAGLTVLDLSMNGLTGHIPASLGNLTSLQELQLSVNKVSGPIPAELARCTNLTDLELDNNQISGGIPAEIGKLTALRMLYLWANQLTGSIPPEIGGCASLESLDLSQNALTGPIPKSLFWLPRLSKLLLIDDTLSGEIPPDIGNCTSLVRFRASGNHLAGPIPPEVGKLSNLSFLDLRSNRLSGAIPAEIAGCRNLTFVDLHGNAITGVLPPGLFHDMLSLQYLDLSYNTIGGAIPSDVGKLGSLTKLILGGNRLSGQIPPEIGSCSRLQLLDLGGNSLSGAIPASIGKIPGLEIALNLSCNGLSGAIPKEFAGLARLGVVDVSHNELSGDLQPLSALQNLVALNISFNNFAGRVPETAFFAKLPTSDVEGNPALCLSRCPGDASDRERAARRAARVATAVLLSTLVVLLAAAAFVLLGRRKRPVFGGARPDEDKDAEMLPPWDVTLYQKLEISVGDVARSLTPANVIGQGWSGSVYRASVPSTGVTIAVKKFRSCDEASAEAFACEIGVLPRVRHRNIVRLLGWAANRRTRLLFYDYLPNGTLGDLLHSGGSTGAAVVEWEVRLSIAVGVAEGLAYLHHDCVPAILHRDVKADNILLGERYEACLADFGLARVAENGANSSPPPFAGSYGYIAPEYGCMTKITTKSDVYSFGVVLLEVITGRRPVEPAFGEGRSVVQWVREHLRQKRDPADVIDPRLQGRPDTQVQEMLQALGIALLCASTRPEDRPTMKDAAALLRGLRNDDGAEARKVSGGSGAKPDSAKWAAISPTKPTPLRHPAQAQSQSSSLAYSTSGSVA